One Methanolobus sp. WCC4 DNA segment encodes these proteins:
- a CDS encoding DUF5371 family protein yields MVKIVHAQTVLTEDELAALKKKCNESSTKEALSMAVQHYLECEYTDLDDKMWTKKLEKVVQKKKQKKL; encoded by the coding sequence ATGGTTAAAATTGTACATGCACAAACCGTACTCACGGAAGATGAACTTGCGGCTTTAAAGAAGAAATGTAATGAGTCGTCAACGAAAGAAGCCCTGAGCATGGCGGTGCAACATTATCTCGAGTGTGAGTATACTGACCTCGATGATAAAATGTGGACCAAGAAGCTTGAAAAAGTGGTCCAGAAAAAAAAGCAAAAGAAATTATAG
- a CDS encoding type IV pilin N-terminal domain-containing protein yields MSKANQFLDEDAVSPVIGVILMVAITVILAAVIAAFVFGMGPPEQAPQASIRASATEDSTGTFSIVMLEHQGGDEVTLTSSATKFAVEGTTVEYGTVQDYFTAGDRLYIGYNTSGDYTIGNSTTAADIGGANANIANSTETIDVTIIDVGSQQMIGDLSVRF; encoded by the coding sequence ATGAGCAAAGCAAACCAATTCTTAGATGAGGATGCAGTATCCCCGGTCATCGGTGTAATCCTGATGGTCGCAATCACTGTGATCCTTGCTGCAGTAATCGCAGCATTCGTATTCGGCATGGGACCACCAGAACAGGCACCACAGGCAAGTATCAGAGCAAGTGCAACTGAAGATAGTACAGGCACATTTAGCATCGTTATGCTTGAGCATCAGGGCGGAGATGAAGTCACACTTACATCATCAGCCACAAAATTCGCTGTTGAAGGAACAACTGTAGAATATGGAACTGTACAAGACTACTTCACTGCAGGAGACCGTCTCTACATTGGTTATAACACATCAGGCGATTATACAATTGGAAACTCAACAACTGCTGCAGACATTGGAGGGGCTAATGCAAACATTGCCAACTCTACCGAAACCATTGATGTAACAATCATTGATGTCGGAAGCCAGCAGATGATTGGTGACCTTAGCGTAAGATTCTAA